NNNNNNNNNNNNNNNNNNNNNNNNNNNNNNNNNNNNNNNNNNNNNNNNNNNNNNNNNNNNNNNNNNNNNNNNNNNNNNNNNNNNNNNNNNNNNNNNNNNNNNNNNNNNNNNNNNNNNNNNNNNNNNNNNNNNNNNNNNNNNNNNNNNNNNNNNNNNNNNNNNNNNNNNNNNNNNNNNNNNNNNNNNNNNNNNNNNNNNNNNNNNNNNNNNNNNNNNNNNNNNNNNNNNNNNNNNNNNNNNNNNNNNNNNNNNNNNNNNNNNNNNNNNNNNNNNNNNNNNNNNNNNNNNNNNNNNNNNNNNNNNNNNNNNNNNNNNNNNNNNNNNNNNNNNNNNNNNNNNNNNNNNNNNNNNNNNNNNNNNNNNNNNNNNNNNNNNNNNNNNNNNNNNNNNNNNNNNNNNNNNNNNNNNNNNNNNNNNNNNNNNNNNNNNNNNNNNNNNNNNNNGCGCGGGCGGCGTGGACCCCAGCTGTGGATCAGTTTGTGAGACGAGAGGCAGAACCCAAAATACCAGCGATGCTTGTGATCGTACGTGGCTAGATGGACGATGGATATGACCGGCCATTCCCCGGAACAAAATACGGCCGGCTGTTACGAAGTCATTACCGATTGTTTTAGACTTTACCCATATTTTTTCCTTCCCTTAGTTCAGTATAATTGGAGACTATAACCATTGTAGAAACGTAAAATTCCTACTCATGCTTCTTGGAATAACAGAAAAAAGAAgcaattttccttttttatttcaaatttgAGACGGACACAATTGTAGAATGAATTGTACCCATACGCAACGTCACTGACATGCGGGACCCAGCAGCAGGTCCCAAAGACTTGCGTCTAGGTCGAGGAGAACCCCCCGCACCCGCAGGCACAAGCACGAAGCCTTCGCATCCGCATCCCCATCCCCGACCGGCGGAAGGGAGGGAGCCGAACGAGCAAGCcagcgaggaggcggcggaggttgCTAGGGCCGGTGCCGGATGGGGTTCATGCTGCGGGTGAGGCTGGCCTCCTTcttcgccggcgcggcggccgccgccgcgggcgggggCTACTTCCTCTACAAGGACTACAAGCTCGCCCACGACTCCATGGCCCTCAAGGTATGCCCTCCACCCCCTTTCTCCTCGCTTGGGCTCGGATCTTAGATTATTGCGCGCGTGTTGGTACTGGTGCCCTCGGTGGTGGTGGTTCTTGAGTAGTAATGCCTGAAGCGCATCGGCATGTTGCGTGGAGGAATGGGGATCGGGGGTAAACCCTCGTCGTGATTGTGCCAAAACCGTCATTCTTATGCGTCTTGTTTGATGACCCAGTGAGCGTTCATATGGATATGCTCCTTTTCCCTGGAGAATGCCAGTGTCGATTGCTTGATGCAAGGTTGGGGATAGCATTTCTATCTAGATCATTTGCTTGTCATATCTAGATCAGTGGAAATGGGGTTGGCAAAATTGGTTCGTTGAGATATCAGATGCTTGCACGTAGGGCCTGAACTGTATTGTTTCCTGACTATTTGGGGGTACATttgggattgccatgaacctgTCACCTCCAATTGAAGTCTTGTATTAATTTGTTTGATTTACGTTCTGTACAATATCTAAAAAATGCAACTAGCAATGCGCTTGTGAAATCCTTGGTTGCAGTTCCAGCACTGCATATATGATGTGGTATGCAAATTGAAGTTTTTTCTTGTCAGTTCCTTACTCAGTTTCACAGTTTTGTGTTAATTGTTTCTTGTTATGTACTATCCTGGGACATTGGAACATATTGCTCTTACCAGTAATTGGCTTCTGGAAGTGCCTGTGGACAGATGCAAACAAACTCTTTCTTGGTCAAATTTCCATGTAGGAGTGTTGTCTGGCTCTTTAACATTAGATTCTGGAATCTGGATGAACGGATATGTTTTGATACAGAACTATTTTACCACCCATAGTCCTTGTTGAGTTTTATGTTCATTTTGAGACTGAAAATGTGTTTGCAAACCTTACAGACACGGAATGTTCATGTTAGTGTTCTAAACTAGTGGAACTGCGGAAGTGATTGTGAATTTTAAGCTAGCACTTAGTGTTAAAATTCAATCGTGTGGCAGGATTAGAGCTGAATCAAAATCTGTTTTCTACATGTAAGCATACGTATAGACATAGGCATTGTTATTCATCAGTGCAGCACATTTTTATGGTTTTCAGTTTCATGACTTCCATCCATATGTTCCTGTATGTATTTTGCAAAATATGTactgctttttttttcctttagaATGAACGTAACACATAagtatgattttttttgaacttCAGATCTTACCCTGTTTCTGAGGCTCAAAACTTGATGCATTCATTAAGCATTCATGGCAATGTGATAAGTGATAACTCAAAGAATGAGTGGAGTTATGCAGAAAAAACCTCGAAATTTTTTTGTGGACCTCAGAAACGCATTTCTGAGGCTCAAAACCAGATACATAACACATCAACGAAAATGTGACAATTCACAAAAAATGAGTGGAGTTGTGTAGAGAAGACCAGGGAAATTGTTCAACTATGTGTGATTAGAGGAACCTGTCGCATGGTTTTATAGTTTTGCACAAGCAGTGACAATTATCTTTTGATGTTACACTAGTCTCTCAAGAAGACTTTTCTTGCTTGAGCTGAAAGATTGAGGTTTCTTTATCTGTAGCTCAAATCCTTCTACAGTTGCAAACTTTTCTGCACTATCAAATTCCTTTCTGGGTCTCTGCCGAAGGCTTCCCACAAATTCATAGATACTAAGATACTGTTTACCTTTTCACATTACACGAGTCTCTCAGGCAGACCAATCGATGTCTTAGCTGTAATATTAAGTTCTGCATAGCTATATTTCATATCCTGTTCTGGCGGCGAAAACTTTCTGCCAATGTTAATTTCCTCTCTGTACTGTATGATTCTGTGTTTAAGCAAAAAGGCATCTGACCTTTTGCAATTCACATCCTCAGGTAAAAGGTCTCCAAGACTCTACTGACGCTCGCTACAAAGCCCTTGAAAAGCGACTTGCGGCTTTGGAAGGTCAGCAGAGCACTGGGGCTGCTCCGGATTCATCTGATTAGTCTGTTCAATATGAGGCTTGAGCGTGGATGGTTTACTTCTGTTTTCTTTACCCCAGTAATCTTCTCCTTTGAAAGCAAGAGGGCTTGACCGACAACAAAATAATCTAGGATGCTTCTTTTGTATCGCAATTGTCTGAGGCTGAGATTCTCCCGTACATTCTGTTCGTGTTTCATGTCAGAGAAGCACATGAACATCAGAACTCTGATTGCTGAAATGCTGAGGCATACTGAACGTGCATGGGATGGTCGTAAACCCAACACCAATTTGAGAAATGGATTTTGCCGCATCGTCTGACCGTGTCTCAGTTTTACTGGCCCTTGCTTGTTGTATGGCAATAGGCACACGTCCTGTGTTGTGTTCTTTATGCAGTGTCCTGGTGTTGTGTTCTTTTACGCAATGGCCTGGAATGCATGGCGAtttaggggctaaattttagtcggCAAAAAATTAGCTCCTAAGGTAGCAAAACCTTGGAACTATGGATTATTGAGGCTTCATTTAACTGTAGACAATGCGATCACCACGTTTTGTATCGGCCGCGTACTTTTCATGGGACATGGTCGCGTCGTGAAGCTGCTAGGTAGGATGTATATTTCAATGTCCCAACCCTTTTAGGTGTTGTTTGTTTTTTGAACCCAAAAGTGGAGCGGCCTAGTATTTTCCTGAACGCAGCGGGCAAGTCGGATCGCTAGTTTCACACAGGAGGGCCATGGCATGGATTTGGTAGGTGCCTGGTGATGATTAAGTGAATAACATCAGGTTTTGTCACAATGACAAAAATGTGGTTCACATTATGCAGGCTGCTATCTTCATGATCTCAGACTACCCTACATTTTAAAAACAGCATCATTAATGTCATTATCAGTTCCGCACCATCTCCAAACTCAGCGTCACCATCATTGACTAAGCGCATCATGGCAGGCCAAACGCCTGTTATTCAACACCATATTTCAAGCACGAGGCAATGATTTGGTCTCTCAACCACACCAGGAGTAATCTAAGCTGCAAGGCATGGACCGAGCTGAAGGAAAATATGTTAGGGCCTTGCAGGGGAAAACATGTTAGGGCCAAATCCTGAGCTCTCTGGCAAATCTCAATGATGTACACTCTGAACCTTGGATGCCTACGGTGGTTAGCTGTAACGCGATATGATTCTGAATAAGGATCTTGATAACAATAACAAAAGCTGCATAGATGTGGATAAAATAAAGGCAGCATTTGTCTCAGGGCATTAGGCGACTGGTATTGACATTGGGGATGTGCTTAGTCGTCTGGACCATTGCATTCTGAAAAAATGGGCATGGTATTGTCGTATAATCTGTTCCTGCTCTCACGTGCTACATGACTACATGTCTACATGAGTCCTACCTAGATATCTAGTAGGCGTCCTTGTCCAAGACGACTGTGCAGAGAGTTCACAGGAAGGAATTGCAAGCCGGCAAATTTTAGTTAGAGCTACGATTGAAAAATTTGTGGTTTACAAGTCGGCAGTTTTCTTCAAGATCCAACCTATCACTATTTATCGTCTTAAAATAACATGAACATTAGCTACTGCCATTATCAGATCAGATGCCTACCATGTGTGAAGACAATAAAGCTGAAAACACATTTTGGCAGCATTTCGACTATAATTGAAGTTAAAAAATGCCGGCAATAATACCCAACAGCATACACTAAGCACACAAGATAACGTTAGGACTCTCAATCATACCAAGAGTCCAAGAGGTGTTATGCGACCCTGAAAATGGATATGGTAATCTCATAGTAGACCACATGCGTGCTAAAATCCAGGAAATTATTGGTGCTGTGGCCTATTAGCTGACCATGATGGAATCATGGGAGCGTGCTTAGCGATGTGGATCGATAAAAGATTGTGCATAATGGCATGTCGAGCTTGATCGCAGAAATTCACTAGCATACATATATCTACCACATATATATAATCAGTTCTCCAGGGAAAAAAATGTCATACCCATAGTAGAATTTTCAAGTAAATGATCTAGTATAAGATAGCCTAAATGCGTAATCGGATTAGTTTGGAGTTTGGGCAGAGCGCTTGCTTGCTTGATAGCAGGTCTCATGGAATGCCCcggccccacccccacccccaccccctaCCTCCTTGTCAATAACTAAACCAGCCGAGCTAGTTTTGCTCATAAAAGGGGTCGAGCCCCAGAGCGGCCATCATAACCATTCACACCCTTGCTCGTGTCGTTTGTTTTGGCGGGCCACTGCAGCCGTCTTGcgcgtcctcttcctcctccgatccCTCTCCTCAGCGCGTCGCGGCCATTGCTCCAACCTCGCCAAGACCGTCCAGAGGCAGCCATGGCCACCCCGCCAGGTTCCCCGCGGACGCCGCGCATGGCCGACCACGAAGGTTTCTTCTTGCCCTTCTCCAGTTCTCCTCTTCCCTTCTCTTCCTTTCATATGCGCGGACGAAGCTTTGATCCGTTTACTCAAAGCTTGGATCTTGTCTTGTCTGAAGCAAAACGAGAGGAGACAGCGAACGCTATATTGCCGCGAAAGCTGTTGCGCGCATTGCATGTCAGCTAGCTAGCTGTTTGGACTATTGTGCCTTGACTCCCATTTTTTCTACAAGAAGATTAGAAAAATCTCGTCTTGCTTCTCGAGTAATCTTTTTTTAGAGTTCCAGGGCAATATAACCCCGGTCCGTTATGCACCAACGGGACCCAAGGCCAGTTTTTTCAGTACACATGAGTTCAAAGCATCCCTGATCTTCTTGAGCAATCTGTCATTATtactagagttttttttttggcgaaagATTATTACTAGAGATGGCCACGACTCTTTTGGATCCTGTAGAATGGGATTCCCTTTTATCGTCCTCTAGAGATGGCCACGACTCTTTTGGATCCTGTAGAATGGGATTCCCTTTTATCGTCCTCTATTTAATCCACTTTTCGAAAGATCTTGAAAACAACTCCTTGCCATAtccccatcccaaattactattcattttaccttttctagatacatagcttttactaggtatctagacatagcatatatctatgtgcatagcaaaatatatgtatctagaaaa
This sequence is a window from Setaria italica strain Yugu1 chromosome III, Setaria_italica_v2.0, whole genome shotgun sequence. Protein-coding genes within it:
- the LOC101773759 gene encoding uncharacterized protein LOC101773759; its protein translation is MGFMLRVRLASFFAGAAAAAAGGGYFLYKDYKLAHDSMALKVKGLQDSTDARYKALEKRLAALEGQQSTGAAPDSSD